The Gigantopelta aegis isolate Gae_Host chromosome 9, Gae_host_genome, whole genome shotgun sequence genomic sequence GAACACGCCGTCAAAATTCCGTTGGTTGTTCTGAACCATATAATATTATCCTGCTAAGACAAACGGTTGTAAGTGACAAACGGTTATAAAATGAGTTAATGGATACATTgcgacattttaaaataaccatcaatataataaagaaagaaagatagcagaacaatatatttctgAAACTAACTTTGAGAAACAAAATCTTTCAACTTCTAAATAAAGCCGTTACCAGATGAGTAAAAGACACACAAAGGTGATTTTCTCAAAATCGTTAATTCCCCAATTACTGAGTTTGGTCTTACCAGGGGCAGCAATGGCGTTGCCGGCAACTGGAGGGGACGGTAATCTATTTATTCGACTTCCAACAGTAGGGGTCATGAATTAGTTTCAGAGTTGGGCGCCAGTGTCCCATGCGATACCAGTTTGTACGCTTTCGTTTGAAGTCTTACATTTTAAGTCTTTCCATATCCAGCAGATTCCTATGTTTAGTGCATCTAGAGGAAAATTGTCGAAACCTTGTCAGTTAGTTCGTTAGAGTGCCCAATATAATACTGAATGTCCAGTTACCAAACATCTCTAATAAATATTGAAGCAATTAGTTGCCACAATTCCATCCCTCAGTCAATTTAATATTATCAATCCATAATAATTTGTCAGCTGACAGAGTGCTTTTACCAGTGCGAAATGATGACCGACTAGAACCAGAAAGTGCCATCTCCAATTCTGTGAAAATGTAGTTAAATGCATTAAGATGGCACATGGATGCTGCTCCATCTTGCATTAAATTATCTCAACTTTAAATATCCTGTAcacctattatattatattatatttctacaaaaaaaaagagaaatgttttaacgacgcactcaacacattttatttacggttatattgcgtcagacatatggttaaggaccacacagattttgataggaaacccgctgtcgccacttcatgggctactctttccgattagcagcaagggatcttttatttgcgtttcccacagtcaggatagcacaaaccgtggcctttgttgaaccagttatggatcactggtcggtgcaagtggtttacacctacccattgagccttgcggagcactcactcagggtttggagtcgatatctggattaaaaatcccatgcctcgattgggatccgaacccagtacctaccagcctgtagaccgatggcctaaccacgacgccaccgaggccggttatttcTACAACGTATGTCGATCACGAGTTATACTATTCTGATACAAAGTCgagtttgtttattattttaagtataTCATATGAGAAACAGacaggaatatttatttaacgacatctgAACAcattgtaccgaccagtgatccataactggttcaacaaaggccatggtttgtgctatcctgcctgtgggaagcgcaaataaaagatcccttgctgcctgtcgtaaaaagagtagcctatgtggcgacagcgggtttcctctaaaaacaatgtcagaatgaccatatgtttgacgtccaatagccgatgataagataaaaaatcaatgtgctctagtggcgtcgttaaataaaacaaactttactttttttctgaACACATTGTAAACAACAACTGTttgctatttttttaaatattacataacttggtggagaaagagacagacagacagacagacagacagacggacaacaAACAGGATAGAGAGGGGAATGGAATACGTCTtaaatgacacattttaaatttcgaTCGAAAAAGAAACAGGAGGAGAACCCGTGTCTAcataaattgtatttctttttcttttctttttttgcaagAACTGTTTCATATTCCCTTTCTCATATACATACAACGCCCTTTACTAACCAGTCGTCGGTCATATTTTGGTGGTGTGTAATCATTTGAAGTCGACGcgaaacaaatacattttgcaacagaaatgttttggaatcttttaaattccatccagaattaattttgatttctatacaaagttttaaaatatacttaccttaaTATTAGTAGTGTGTTCAGCTTTTTATActgtgttttacataattatacaatttttatttttaatggcaaTAATCATATTGgtgtacttacctttgtttgaaaACTAATAcacgatgtgtatttttgtgttgcaGTGTCGATAAAGATTTACTCATTCATACATTGTTGGAATGGGGATGGGGCCGACCTATTGCACCTCAAGTGAACACTCAATATGATGTCGTTATGCGTGGGTGAAGGGTTGTAATTTAACCGTtgcattttatattgatgttaactATTGATTTATTCGtgtatttaccattgtttgacggACAATAGCAGATGAcctttttgtgttggggtgtcgttaaacaatcattgATTCAATATCATTGCGCTGTCTCGAACACatggcgagacgtagcccagtagtaaaagcTTGCCGTCGGTGGTCACATTGGGTTAattctcgttttagccagtgcaccacgactggtatatcaaaggccttactatgtgttatcctgtctgtgggatggtgcatataaaagatattttgctactaatggaaaaatttagcgggtttcctttctaagactatatgttgaaattactcaatgttttacatccaataaccgatgattaataaaacaatgtgttttagtggtgtcgttaaacaaaataaactttaattttatttaccaCTGTTTGGCGCTCAATAGCAGATGATattggtgtcgtttaacaatcATTTTATTCGGTATCGCTGCGCTGTCCCGAACATTGAGTGAGTGAAACAGGGTTGAAAGGTGTGAGGTGATAGGGTTGAAATGTGCGAGGTCATAGGGTTGAAAGGTGTGAGGTCATAGCACAACACTGACATCTTTCTAGAAAACGTCAACCCTTGTTCTGAATACGCAATGTGGATGCTCAAGATTGCgagattacaaaaatatatcgaggtgaaatgaacaaattatttaataattatttgactGTTTTTTCTCAAATACATTGATTCGATTTTGCAAAAATATTAGCCATATTGGAAGTATTGGAATAAAAACTGTCTTTTTTACGTTTAAGTAACTTGAAATGTCGAAATGAATTAATGTGGTTTACGTATTTATAACATTACACGTGGATTGATGcgctaattgttttaataatcaaCTACAGCACGAGAATAACTAATCAGTTACAATGGGTACTCTTTAAAACAGTATTTCGGTTTATATAACAGGCCGAAAAGTATTACGTAAAGTTTATtctgtttaacggcaccacaatggacattgatcaattaattatcagctatgaatgactgtttaacgacactccagcacaaaaacacacatcagctattgggtgtcgaacaAAGGTAGGTATATGAAcatgattatttatattaaaaataaaattactattatataataatgtaattatcggctgttggatgtaaaacataacATAGATAATTGTGAAATAGTATTCAGAATAAACCAACGGCATCTATAAgatttaaatatttcacaacaatatttattttataacgaGTTCAGAATACCTGAAAACGGGTCACTCTGATTCGAAGAATGTGTGCACCAAATCTGTTTTGGATTATGATATGAAGAAAAATCAACATTAAAAGGTGTAGCAGAATGATTTAAAGCAAACACTTAAAAGGAATTATAAAAAAGTGAACCTCACCTtaggaaaaaaatattaatgattgatgtatattttatagcgGAAATGAAATAACGCGAAATTATCACGTTTGATTATAGTTTTCCCtgttaatgtatataaaaggaTTCGTAGTCAGGTGACAAGGCAACAGatccaaaagaaagaaaagtattCGCAGATAATAGAATCTAGTGTTGTCAATATGAAGTTTGGAAAAGTAGTGTGTGCTCTTATCtgtaagtgttttgtttttgacaataCATGTAATTCCACATGTGATAATGCAGACTTATATGGTTCAGTAGTTATAAATTGTATGCCAAAAGTAAGATGATTGAcactttatgtttttaaatataactatGTTTTCACTATCGTGTGAGTATCTGTAATCCTACTACATAGGACATACTGATCTCAGTTagtttaaaacaatgaaaaattaaacatatcGGACTGAATAACATCGGTATGTCGAACACTGCATACTTGTGGTGATATGTAAGAATGGCGGCAGTGTGTTGTCAATGCAATCAGTTgtctaaaattgtattaaacgTCTTTGTTTGTGACCGGCACACGCTCTacgaaaatacaaataaaaataaaataatttttaatccGAACATTTGAGTTAACCTAACCGGTTTCGGCTAGGGGTGTCAGTTTTGAGAACacttcaaaataattaaattttcaaaaaaaaaaaatgtatcatgtTAATCTAATCACTGGTAATTCATCAAAATGGTAtacttttgttttaactgtgCAACAGAAGCCGTAACATAGATCACGATTTTGAATATGTCATTAACATGTTCAATAGCCTAATTGTCTGCAAGACTGAATTCAAGATAATTTGACATAGAATCGTCAGAGTGTGCAGTCATGACTTTACTATCGGGTGCTTTGCCTACAAAGGCTATCTTATCTTGACTACGATATACGGTTCCAACTCCCTCTGTAGGAGGATTGCCACTGTTATACTACGCCTTTCTACAGCTTCGGTAAAGAGAGGGACGTTTGATTTATACATGGGTGTGCTTAAAATGATATTTCAAGTCAGGAACGGACATATTGAACAGAAATATTGCTCAGAATGTTTTGAAGGCAAAGCCCTCAGAAAACGCTGATTGAAAATGGCAGTGTGAAAAATTTGTGGTCGGCAAAGACAAGATACCTGTCGCAGTTGGAGAGACTAGGATTCAAATCTGGCGGCgcacagcaaaagaagttgaaccGTCAGGGAAGCTGCCAGATTGGGAACAAGTGGGATGAAAATCCCACATAAAGAAATTAAAGGGCGCAGCAAGattaaacataaagaaaaaaccGCCAGACAAATAGAAGAAGAAGGTTGTGTTTGAGGGACATGGCTACTTTAggctaattaaatattaaacaatatacgACATAAATAACCAAAATACATGTTTCTATTtagaaatgttatatatatctGGATGTGTTTTGATGTATACATGAATGTGGTGTTGCTGCAGTTGCTATGTTCCTGTTTGTGTCGGCACAtggctgctgttgctgttgcccctgctgctgttgttgtcgTCAACGTGGACACTACCTTAGACATCACCTTCGCCCGCATCATCATCTTGGCCCACTTCATCACGGAATCGTACCTCCTGTAAATGGACAGGCTGCAAACGACAACGTTGCCACGGTAACTGTTTATTGTACATTTCTTTTCAGTTCTGTTCTTTTTTCATATCAGTGGTATGTTCAGGGAATCAGTCTCCAGTGTTCGGtctaaaggaaggaaggaaggaaatgttttatctaacgacgcactcaatacattttatttacggttatatggcgtcagaagaaggaccacacagatattgagagaggaaatccactgtcgccacttcatgggctactcttttcgatcagcaacaagtgatcttttatatgcatcatcccacagataggatagtgcataccacggcctttgtaacaccagttgtgaagcacagTCTGAGACGAGATGGGTCTAAAGACGAAATCTTACTTCCTCATCTAAACGAGCCAGCTATGTTCCCGCTATTTAAGAATCCTTCATGACTTTAGATTCCTATTTATAATCACAAAACTAGGAAATATAAATTATCTGagatattttttgtaaataggaATATAAATGAAGAATCACATGAAAGGCCTCCATTTTCTACGGTCATTGTTCTAAAATACCAGATAAAGTTGAAGCACGCCGTCATAGATATAGGTTGATGGCTGAGCGTGAGATACAATTTGCAGACACCACACAGGTCACTATTTTTAATTGGCACAAATGGATCAAGTAAAACTGGAATCAAATGGTATTCTGAATATTGTCTTGGATTTTTTCATATCCCTGTTTCTCTTTGTCTCGcattctctgtctctctctctctctctgtctctctctgtctctctctctctctctctctctctctctctctctctctctctgtgtgtgtgtgtgtgtctttctctctgtttaATTATTTCTATCACACTAATTGGGTTACTTTGTTCTGTGTTGTACACTGCAGGTACCGAGAGGAAACCCGACTACACAGTCACGACAAACCGCTGCCCAGCAGAACGATCGTCGGGAACAGAAAAACACTGAACCCGCCAAGAAGGAAAAACGGACCATTAAGACACAACAGTAGAATTGTTTTAAGATCAAATAAGACTGTGTAACAATAACAGTTTTGCTTTGTCTTTGATAACTGTATGATACGGCCCCATTTGGAATTGATATAACATGTCTACATCTTTTGTAACAGGTACATATTTACCATGAAACGAAATTGTCTCAGTTCGTAGCAAAGGATAATAGTAGCACTTCATGTTCTATAAGGTTATATTCTGAGTGATACGGCGCTTCAATTGACGAATGTCTTTACTGAAAATGTTCCTTCCGTAACGGGACTACTACATAACGCGTTGGTTGAAAAAGTCCTATACTACTGAATCATTATTCAACAACTGTATATGGTTTTgtagaaattaattattttgttatgggTGAATGTTACTGAGACGTGAAATGATTTGCTGAATATGTGAACATCCACCGCCACCCTCATAAATTAACTCTTCTCGATCTgttgtgttaaaattaatttcagaGGTGAAAAAATGAATAAAGTGTGGGcgggtgggtggatggacggacggacggatggtcGGACTGATAGACAaaaagacagatagatagatagatatacagacagacagacagatagatagacaaacagaataaacaaactttagttaataaataatataataatccaagaagaaacaaaatggtAACTGTTAATTGCTTTAATTCAGCTCGAACCACACACAAGTGCATTAGTTCAGAATGTTTAATCTAAATATGTTCCTTTTTGACTATTGTCTATCCACATGGATGTGTAGCTTGATCCCGTATCTATTCACGTTACTTTGAATAGATGTTCTTGCAAAACGAAAACGGTTTTGACTGTATACTGGAGATGACTGGGGAATGGACAGAAATATGTTTgacgacatctcagcacattttaaaactgtgtctaatAGTTGGCTGGACACCACCAAAGAACAATGATTtcttaatcgtcggctattgaatgtccaACATTTGAGAAATCTGGTAGGCAGAGTTTTCCGTTATCAGCAAGGAATATTGTATATGTAGTTTtccaggacagcatataccaaggcctttgatataccaagaCAAGAAAAAACAATGGGAGAATATGCCATCGAgtgggttcgatcctacgactcgagcaccttaagcgagccctctaccgactgaactagatATCGTCTCTTAACAGAGAAATAACGCAaattaaagaagaaacaaatattgtttatatgttaTAAACCGCAAAACAATAGGCAGTCTCTCCTAAAGGCAGGCTTCGCAGCatgaatatttttaatctaACTGGATTAtaacataaataacaaatataatgtaaatatagaCCACAGAAAAAACCGGATTACTCCCTACGTCTCAAATAAAGTATGTGGCCATGTGGTAGGCTATGTTAAAAATACACAGATGCGAACAAAAATAGAACATCTACTATTTCCCGTTCATTTGATTGTATATAAGGCTGGTGGAAAGAGATACCTTCATATTCTCAGTTACGGTGTTCTCTGAATTTGCCGCCATGAATTGTGGGATAGTAGTCTTTGCTTTGATCTGTAAGTACAcgtaataataattcaaatattCAGATGTGAAgagatttttgtttgttggtaaaatgctacattaaatatttacataatttgtttatatatttacaaaatgatatatatGGAGAAGTGAATGGTGGGGAAATGAACTGGAATAATAGCTGTCAACGTATgtataaacaaaagaaaactactacaacaacaaacaaattaaattaaataaaataaaaacacctaTATGTTCACCttcatatcttttttttaataccgGTATACTGTTTAAGATAATGTAGGGCATACAATACTCAAATACATACACTAtttgcatatattatatacatgcacattTTAGTCCGGTCTAACcggagaggactataggtttcgtctccgtccgtctgtctatctgtttatcTGTTCGTCTGTCCGATATATAGTTTTTCGGACTATTATTATCGCAATGCTTCAAAATATTGATCCGTAACAAAAGGAGTTTAACTTTCAttgcaatttacccatttttgacaaagtTACCGCCCTTGTAATTAGGAGATACGAACATTTCTCAATatattgtgtatagctttatcatgtactgttatagatcCAGTTtgctttcatggcgatttacctattttacagagttatggcccttgagtTCTTtaggggatatgtattgctttagcagcaCTCTGAGaatggttgtaatgtttgtaaaCTTTAATATTCTGTTGTACATGCAGTTGCAGTGTTTGTGTTTGCGTCGACAAACGCCTGCTGTTGCTGCAATCCATGCTGTTGCTGTCGTTGTCATGAAAACTATCTGAGGAATCAGTATCATGGCCATCAGCCTTGTGACATGTCACACCACGGTGAACATAATTACAGTGGATCGCATCACGGTGAACACAACCATCATGGCGAACACCAGCATGACGAACATCGACATGGCGAACATCACCATGGCGAACACAATCAAGGAACAGCCCGCCAGGTGCAAACCGAAGCTGTAAGACATGTTGTAGCGGTAAGCACACTGTACCCAGGGATATAGCTAAACGGCTCCCTAATGCTAGgcttagactaccaactgccagaagaaagttggccaactcgacggctGCCGTGCAATTTTCCGAACTCCCGACTTAAGACGGGTgcgttcagattaacaactcatgggttatacgacgacaATCGAGTTGTAACAGCGCTCACactagcaactggacaatcgtagaagtcgtgacagcagaatgttggccaactttctgctggcagttggtagtctgagactagcattagAAAAACCGAAATTTCCACGTTTGGTATGTGAAAAGCCAGCGTTTAAGCTTGGCCCATACAgtattgttaacaatttggtcaGGTCGTCTGTAGCCAAATTGAAAAGTTTCAGTTAGTCAAACAATATATGATTTTAGATTGAagcttttttcattatttttgcgATTCCTTGAAAGACAGATTGAACACTGATAATATAACATTTGTAGGATATGGTTTAATATTGGTTTATCTAACGTGTGTTGCAAATAGGAAATTCAAGTAAAAGAATctttgctgcttatcgaaaaagACTTAAATAGTGGCAGCATgtttccttcttccttttttttcattatctcGACCATGTTTCACAATAACGTTTGACACGTATTCACCATTGATTA encodes the following:
- the LOC121381606 gene encoding histidine-rich protein PFHRP-II-like, which produces MAAVAVAPAAVVVVNVDTTLDITFARIIILAHFITESYLLYREETRLHSHDKPLPSRTIVGNRKTLNPPRRKNGPLRHNSRIVLRSNKTVLVERDTFIFSVTVFSEFAAMNCGIVVFALIFAVFVFASTNACCCCNPCCCCRCHENYLRNQYHGHQPCDMSHHGEHNYSGSHHGEHNHHGEHQHDEHRHGEHHHGEHNQGTARQVQTEAVRHVVAVPRGHVSSEPHQTLSPQSYRRHQQDYEYVRRGRPTAAAPQTYRREPQDYAAVNHENHGKTAQHAPQPYRHHYQGHRIVKKDLV